A region of the Lycium barbarum isolate Lr01 chromosome 1, ASM1917538v2, whole genome shotgun sequence genome:
AAGAGGGTATTCCCCTTTGGAGATTTTGGAAGTCTTGTTGGATACTTATGATGTGAGTTTTACTTGTGATGCAGTTTTTGATACATTGGTTAGGGCTTGTACAGAGTTAGGAGCAAGTGATGGTGCATATAGTGTGATAACGAAGTTGAGTACGGAGGGTTATTTTGTTTCGGTTCATGCATGGAATAATTTTTTGAATCATCTAGTTAAAGCAGACGACGATGTATGTCGTCGCTTTTGGTTCTTTTACAAGGAAATGGTTGTTTCGTATGGGTACTCTGAGAATGTGTATacctttaatttaattatttacgCCCTTTGTAAAGAACGTAATTTATTAGAAGCTATTAGTGTATATTATAAGATGTTGAAGGGTGGGATAATACCCAATGTCGTTAGTCTCAACATGCTCGTAGATGGTGCTTGTAGAATCGGTGAAATGGACGTGGCATTGAAGATTGTTAGGAACATTTGGATCATGTCTGGGGGACGTGTGATTCCAAATATAGTTACCTATAATTGTCTCGTGAACGCATACTGCAAGTTAGGGGATGTAGAAATTGGAGAGAAACTTCTAGATGAAATGATCGAGACGGGTTTGGAGCCGAATGTAAGAACATATGCAACTTTGGTCGACGGGTACTCGAGAAACGGAATGATGGACGAGGCATTTAGGATTTGCGATGCTATGGTCGAGAAAGGGTTGATGCCTAATTCAGTGGTTTACAATACGGTAATCCACCGGCTTTACGTCGAAGGAGATGTTGATGGGGCTTCGTGTTTACTATCCGACATGATTGAAAAGTATATATCTCCGGACAAATTCACCCATTCGATTCTAGAGAAAGGACTATGTAGGAACGGTCGTATAAATGAAGCTCTTATTTATCACAAGTGTATTGTGGAAAAGAACCTAATGGGAGATGCTTTTTCACACAATATACTCATTGATTATCTTTGCAAAAGCCAGAATATATTAGCGGCACATCAACTCGTGTGCAGCATGTTTGTTCGTGGTTTAATCCCGGACATAGTCACATATGGTACAATGATCGACGGATACTGCAAAGAAGGCGACGTTAACAGAGCTGTTGAGGTATATGATGATATTATAAAGGTGAAGAAAAATCCCAACTTAGTGATTTACAATTCTATTTTGGATGGTTTATGCAAAGAAGTATCTGTAGATGTCGCAGAAGTTTTGGTAGAGGAACTAAAGGGAACATCTTTATATGATGTGATCACTTACAACACATTGTTGAACGGGTATTGCATTAGCGGGGAGATCACTAAGGCATTGAATTTGTTCATGAAAATGAGAAAAGAGAGGATATTTGTTAATGAAGTTACGTACAATATTTTGATTAATTTCATGTGCAAGTTGGGGCTGATTCAACATGCGAAAGAACTTATAAGTGTCATGATCACACAGGGTATTTTTCCAGATTGCGTAACTTATACGACACTTCTAACGAGTATGAATAAGGAGAGCAGTGCCGAGGAGGCTGTTGAGCTCCATGACTTTATGGTGCTTCGAGGTGTAATTCCGGACAGTGAAACTTATAGAACCATTGTTGATCCGCGTATAAAACAAATAGGTTTTGGTCTTGATTGAGCTATGTTATTATGAAGAGCAAAGCCAAATATTTTGGATCTTGTAGACCTGTAACTCCTATCCAAACGCAAACAAATGGAATTATAGTTTCTCTTGAGGTGAAACGTTTCCCTTCTATATTCCTTTTGTGTTTTGTTTGTAATTGGATATTGGGATTGTATATACAAATCTCTACTTCCTTTCCTTTCTCTAATCCAAAATTTATTTTGTAATAGGAACTAAAAAGATGTGCTAGTTAAGATGGTTCAAATCCAGCTCTGTGCTGGGGCAGCTTCCTTGCAATGCATGTCACCTGTTGACTTTACATTTTGGTGAGTTTCTCATGGGTTTTCACTTTCTGTTCTTTGATTGAAACAACAAATACATCGCTTATTTTTTTCCCACGACTAATTGAGGAGCTCAAGCTCTTTAATTTCTAAACTGAGATGCCTTTTGATGATTGTGATTTAGGGTTGTTGTTAGCTGCTGATGGGAATTTGTAACATTCCAGTTGCGAGAGAATGAATGATTAATTTTAGATTCTCAACAACCTGAGTTCCTGAGATGTTACAGTCCGGGTGTGATGGACGGAAACATGCTGCTGAAGTCTtactaggggtgtcaaatgggcaggTTGAGCTGGATTTTGGTGGgtcaaaatgggctgagttaaTAAATGTGCGGGTCATTGACCCGCTCAAAACTTACTTGGGCCGAAATATAGGCTAAAATGTGGATCATAACCCAACCCGCctaattcttactaagttttaatttccttgtttgtttttttataagtacaacaacaacaacatacccagtgtgatcccacaagtggggtctaaaGAGGGTAAAATGTACGCAAACCTTTCCCCTACCTTTGCGATaacatatataacatatcaaataaaagaAATATCTTTTTGAAAATATTCTGACAAGGTTTCTATTGGTCAATTTGGGCTACATATCAATCCAATTTTTAGATGGActgaaatgggttgggctaaaatgGGTGATCTAATAAATGGGAGGGGC
Encoded here:
- the LOC132630287 gene encoding pentatricopeptide repeat-containing protein At1g11710, mitochondrial, whose amino-acid sequence is MVLSLFGLKRRNLFVRALHLGKQFTTPNTKEILFKAICVNLRERKWKFLDQLSSSLTNSVLPRVFREFRSSPKVVLELYQRISASKSVLNCLETCCIVIHTMVNCKNYDDALFLMKELMIRRGYSPLEILEVLLDTYDVSFTCDAVFDTLVRACTELGASDGAYSVITKLSTEGYFVSVHAWNNFLNHLVKADDDVCRRFWFFYKEMVVSYGYSENVYTFNLIIYALCKERNLLEAISVYYKMLKGGIIPNVVSLNMLVDGACRIGEMDVALKIVRNIWIMSGGRVIPNIVTYNCLVNAYCKLGDVEIGEKLLDEMIETGLEPNVRTYATLVDGYSRNGMMDEAFRICDAMVEKGLMPNSVVYNTVIHRLYVEGDVDGASCLLSDMIEKYISPDKFTHSILEKGLCRNGRINEALIYHKCIVEKNLMGDAFSHNILIDYLCKSQNILAAHQLVCSMFVRGLIPDIVTYGTMIDGYCKEGDVNRAVEVYDDIIKVKKNPNLVIYNSILDGLCKEVSVDVAEVLVEELKGTSLYDVITYNTLLNGYCISGEITKALNLFMKMRKERIFVNEVTYNILINFMCKLGLIQHAKELISVMITQGIFPDCVTYTTLLTSMNKESSAEEAVELHDFMVLRGVIPDSETYRTIVDPRIKQIGFGLD